A genomic region of Paroedura picta isolate Pp20150507F chromosome 4, Ppicta_v3.0, whole genome shotgun sequence contains the following coding sequences:
- the LOC143836733 gene encoding uncharacterized protein LOC143836733, with amino-acid sequence MTEMYMDREAEKDNCNTPVDHLEDSLCASDNTDDKPSLVVEIEDAGMPLSNLSGNLPTSSDLSLVLHCAKDESSAATSPKASTYFRKWDLAADGVYVPASTAYNYLGEGKELELWSSVCSTDLQGSLKEEEEKFIILVESLDGENLPPPLGKAFAYQCEKCAKSFQKPHQLEEHKKKYVAGCTYWCLVCGKEFFRAANLRMHKLTHSSDRPHKCPECGKGFIRTADVWRHLQSLHKIDRASVVLGDANARNPWSVLNQTQDRSWNTGQLGSASESPREGGHKQYQCPVCGKAFGKANLLSKHKVIHRKEKPYQCDKCSMAFVQMVRLKRHHLTHTGERPFYCKDCGGAFSRLSSLQRHCRIHTGEKPYPCSYCGESFAELGTLRKHEGIHKVVQS; translated from the coding sequence ATGACGGAGATGtacatggacagagaggctgaaaaGGACAACTGCAATACCCCGGTCGACCATTTAGAAGATTCCCTCTGTGCTTCTGATAATACAGATGATAAACCCAGCCTCGTGGTAGAGATAGAGGATGCTGGCATGCCACTTTCCAATCTCAGTGGCAACCTTCCTACCTCTTCAGATCTCTCTCTAGTCCTGCACTGCGCCAAAGATGAAAGTTCTGCAGCCACATCTCCGAAAGCGTCAACTTATTTCCGGAAATGGGATTTGGCCGCAGACGGCGTCTACGTCCCTGCGAGCACCGCTTATAATTACCTCGGTGAAGGTAAGGAGCTGGAACTCTGGTCATCCGTGTGTTCCACTGATCTTCAGGGCAGcctgaaggaagaagaggagaagttcATCATTCTCGTGGAATCCCTGGATGGCGAGAATCTACCGCCTCCGCTGGGCAAAGCTTTCGCTTACCAGTGTGAGAAGTGTGCAAAATCATTCCAAAAGCCCCACCAGCTGGAGGAGCACAAAAAGAAGTACGTCGCTGGATGTACGTACTGGTGTCTGGTCTGTGGCAAAGAGTTCTTCCGCGCCGCTAACTTACGGATGCACAAATTGACCCATTCTTCCGACAGGCCGCACAAGTGTCCTGAATGCGGCAAGGGATTCATCCGCACCGCTGACGTCTGGAGGCATCTCCAAAGCTTGCACAAGATCGATCGTGCCAGCGTTGTTCTGGGAGACGCTAATGCTAGGAACCCTTGGTCTGTCCTGAATCAGACCCAGGATCGAAGTTGGAACACGGGGCAGTTGGGCTCTGCTTCCGAAAGCCCCAGAGAAGGTGGCCATAAGCAGTATCAGTGCCCGGTCTGTGGCAAAGCTTTTGGGAAAGCCAACCTGCTTTCCAAGCACAAGGTGATCCACAGGAAGGAGAAGCCCTACCAGTGTGACAAATGCAGCATGGCTTTTGTCCAGATGGTGAGGTTGAAAAGGCATCATCTGACGCATACTGGCGAGCGCCCTTTCTACTGCAAAGATTGCGGCGGCGCCTTCTCGCGCCTGTCTTCGCTGCAGCGTCATTGCCGTatccacacaggagaaaaaccatatcCTTGTTCCTACTGTGGCGAATCTTTTGCGGAATTGGGCACTCTAAGGAAGCACGAAGGAATCCACAAAGTCGTCCAGTCATAG